The proteins below come from a single Miscanthus floridulus cultivar M001 chromosome 1, ASM1932011v1, whole genome shotgun sequence genomic window:
- the LOC136486945 gene encoding KH domain-containing protein SPIN1-like — translation MSGLYSQGFSPARNLSPQIRSNPDVDSQYLAELLAEHQKLGPFMQVLPICNKLLSQEIMRVSSIVHNHGFGDFDRHRFKSPSPMSSPNPRANLPGNGFSPWSGLQERLGFPQGTSMDWQGAPPSPSSHVVKKILRLEVPVDSYPNFNFVGRILGPRGNSLKRVEASTGCRVFIRGKGSIKDPGKEDKLRGKPGYEHLSDPLHILIEAEFPASIIDARLRHAQEIIEELLKPVDESQDFYKRQQLRELAMLNSTLREDSPHPGSVSPFSNGGMKRAKTGQ, via the exons ATGTCGGGGCTCTATAGCCAGGGGTTCTCCCCTGCGCGAAACCTCTCCCCTCAGATTAGAAGCAATCCGGATGTTGATAG TCAGTACTTGGCCGAGCTGCTCGCTGAACACCAGAAGCTGGGGCCTTTCATGCAGGTGCTGCCCATATGCAACAAGCTGCTGAGCCAAG AGATTATGCGGGTATCAAGCATTGTCCACAACCATGGATTTGGCGATTTCGACAGGCATCGGTTTAAGAGTCCTAGTCCGATGTCTTCTCCAAACCCTAGAGCTAATCTCCCTGGCAATGGGTTCAGTCCTTGGAGTGGACTACAAGAG agattaGGTTTTCCTCAAGGAACTAGCATGGACTGGCAAGGAGCACCACCAAGTCCTAGCTCCCATGTTGTAAAGAAGATTCTTCGTCTGGAGGTTCCAGTTGATTCTTATCCGAAT TTCAATTTTGTGGGGCGCATTTTAGGACCTAGAGGTAATTCTCTAAAGCGCGTAGAAGCATCCACTGGGTGTCGTGTTTTCATTAGAGGAAAGGGTTCCATCAAAGATCCAGGGAAG GAGGACAAACTACGAGGAAAACCAGGCTATGAGCACCTGAGTGACCCACTGCATATCTTGATAGAGGCCGAGTTCCCTGCCAGTATCATCGATGCAAGGTTGAGACATGCACAGGAGATTATAGAAGAATTGCTTAAACCAGTG GATGAGTCCCAAGATTTCTACAAAAGGCAACAGCTCAGGGAGCTGGCAATGCTAAACTCAACCCTGAGAGAGGACAGCCCTCATCCTGGGAGTGTCTCTCCATTCAGTAATGGTGGTATGAAACGTGCGAAAACAGGCCAGTAG